The Cyprinus carpio isolate SPL01 chromosome A19, ASM1834038v1, whole genome shotgun sequence genome has a segment encoding these proteins:
- the LOC109111415 gene encoding zinc finger protein 706-like isoform X2 — translation MARGHQKIQSQQKNAKKQAEIKKSKGHDQKSAAKAALVFTCGVCRVSGYYSRLFLPRQIILRVTNARSQDLQAAF, via the exons ATGGCTCGTGGACACCAGAAAATCCAGTCTCAGCAGAAAAACGCCAAGAAGCAGGCAGAGATCAAGAAATCCAAAGGCCACGACCAGAAGAGCGCGGCGAAAGCGGCGCTGGTGTTCACGTGTGGCGTCTGCAGGGTCAGTGGCTACTACAGCCGGTTATTTTTACCCCGACAGATCATCCTTAGAG TCACAAATGCCAGATCCCAAGACCTTCAAGCAGCATTTTGA
- the LOC109111416 gene encoding 14-3-3 protein beta/alpha-A-like — MDKSQQVQRAKLAEQAERYDDMADSMKKVTELGEELTDEERNLLSVAYKNVVGARRSAWRVVSSIEQKTEGSDKQQMAKEYREKIESELKAICKDVLHLLDKFLIRSTSPAESQVFYLKMKGDYYRYLAEVATGDEKTDIIQKSQEGYQAAFDISKDNMQPTHPIRLGLALNFSVFYYEILNSPEQACELAKKAFDDAIAELDQLTEDSYKDSTLIMQLLRDNLTLWTSDNQADGEDTEEGREN, encoded by the exons ATGGACAAGAGCCAACAGGTGCAGAGGGCCAAACTGGCGGAGCAGGCCGAGCGCTACGATGACATGGCCGACTCCATGAAGAAAGTGACCGAGCTTGGAGAGGAGCTGACCGACGAGGAGAGAAACCTGCTCTCTGTGGCCTACAAGAATGTTGTGGGCGCCCGCCGGTCCGCCTGGAGGGTGGTGTCCAGCATCGAGCAGAAGACCGAGGGCAGTGACAAACAGCAGATGGCTAAAGAGTACCGTGAGAAGATCGAGTCTGAGCTGAAGGCCATCTGCAAAGACGTTCTG CATCTCCTGGACAAGTTTCTGATCCGCAGCACTTCTCCAGCAGAGAGCCAGGTGTTCTACCTGAAGATGAAGGGAGACTATTACCGCTACCTGGCTGAGGTCGCCACCGGAGACGAGAAAACCG ATATCATCCAGAAGTCTCAGGAAGGGTACCAGGCCGCCTTTGACATCAGCAAAGACAACATGCAGCCCACTCATCCCATCCGCCTGGGCCTGGCTCTCAACTTTTCAGTCTTTTACTACGAGATCCTGAACTCTCCAGAGCAGGCCTGTGAACTGGCCAAGAAG GCTTTTGATGATGCTATTGCTGAGCTGGACCAGTTAACCGAAGACTCGTATAAAGACAGCACACTCATCATGCAGCTACTTCGAGACAATCTGACA CTGTGGACCTCGGACAATCAGGCCGACGGTGAGGACACAGAGGAGGGCCGGGAAAACTAA
- the LOC109111415 gene encoding zinc finger protein 706-like isoform X1: protein MARGHQKIQSQQKNAKKQAEIKKSKGHDQKSAAKAALVFTCGVCRSQMPDPKTFKQHFESKHPKSPLPPELEGVEA from the exons ATGGCTCGTGGACACCAGAAAATCCAGTCTCAGCAGAAAAACGCCAAGAAGCAGGCAGAGATCAAGAAATCCAAAGGCCACGACCAGAAGAGCGCGGCGAAAGCGGCGCTGGTGTTCACGTGTGGCGTCTGCAGG TCACAAATGCCAGATCCCAAGACCTTCAAGCAGCATTTTGAGAGCAAGCACCCCAAGAGCCCTCTTCCCCCAGAGCTGGAGGGCGTGGAGGCATGA